GATGCGAAGGCCGCCGTGACCGGCGTGCTGGATGTGCTCTCCGGCGGCGCCGGCGATGCGGCATCGCGCAACTGGATCAGCGTCTGCACGCGGAGTGGCTCCTGCAACGAGGCCTGCCCGGAAGCGGTGAATCCCATGCTCATGCTGCGGCTGGCCAAATGGCAGGCGCAGGAGGGGGGCGTGATCCCCAAGCGGGATGCGGCGGAAACCATGTCCCGCGTGAAGGTCTTCGCGCGGCTGTCTTTCACCGAGAAGGAACAGGGCGAATGGCTGTGAGCACCTTCTGGTATGGCTGCAACATGACGCGCCATGGCGAGATCATCCGCCTCAGCCAGCGCATCCTGGAAGCCGTGGGGGTCGAGGCCGCGCCGGTGGGTGGCCCCGGCGCCTGCTGCGGCAGCCCGAAGGAGAGCACACCGCGCATCGCCGAAGGCATGGCCGACCGGACGATGGAGAAATTCGCCGCCAGCGGGACGCCGCGGGTGATCACCTGGTGCCCCTCCTGCCACGCCAATCTCGATGATTTCATGGGGCAGACGAAGGAACAGAACTTCGACAGCCAGCATCTCTGCGAGGCGATCCATGAGCAGCGCGCGCGGCTCCAGCCCCTGCTGACTCAGCGGGTTTCGGCGCGCGTCTTCGTGGACCGGCATGTGGGCTTCCAGGGGCGGGTGCCGGTGAACGACATCATCCCCGAGTTGCTGGGGATGATCCCGGGGGTTTCCGTGGTGGACCACCCCTATCGCGCGCCGAGCTACATGTGTTTCGGCCTTGCGAGCGTGCCGGGTGCGCTCGCCGATGTGCAGCGGACCACGCTGGCGGCGATGCGGGAGACGGGGGCGGACACGCTGGTGACCATCTTCCACTCCTGCCACCGCGAGATGATCGGGCTGGAGCGGGACCACGGCATCCGCGTGGTGAACTGGGTGCACCTGCTGGCCGAGGGCATGGGGCTGCCCTACGAGGATGAATACAAGGCCTGGCGCAACGCCGAGGACCCCATCGCGGCCATCGGCGCGGAGCGGGTGGCGGCGGCGGGAGAGGTCGCCGTCCGCAAGCTGGTCGAGCCCGAATTGACCCGGCCGAGGCTGGTGTGATGGGGTCCGGGGCCAAGGTTTTCCCCCTTGGGCCCCGGCGGGTGCAGGGCGGAGCCCTGGGTTGCCCCTTATCCTCCCAAAGCGGCCTTCACGGCGGGCCCGGCCTTGGCCATGTCCAGGCTCGCGGCATGCTTCGCCTTCAGCACGGCCATGACCTTGCCCATCTCCTTGATGCTGGTGGCGCCGGTTTCGGCCACGGCGGCGGCGACGGCGGCGGCCAGCGCCGCGTCATCCATCTGGGTGGGCAGGAAGCTTTCGATCACCTTGATCTCGGCCTCCTCCTTCGCGGCCAGCTCCTCGCGGTTGCCCTGGCGGTAGAGCTCCACGGATTCGCGGCGGGATTTCGCCATGCCGCGCAGCATGGCGATGATCGCCGGCTCCTCCAGCGGCGGGCCGGGGCGGGCGGCGATGTCCATGTCCTTCAGCTTGGCCGTGATCATGCGCAGCGTGCCGGTGGTCGCGGCATCCTTGGCGAGCATGGCGGTTTTCAATTCGGCTGTGAAACGGCTACGGAGGTCCATGGGATCAATCCTTACACGGGAAGTCGGGAGTGTTTTTCCCAGTGCGCCGGCTCCCGCCTTGCCCTGGGAAGTCATTTCCCACATAGTGTAGCCCATGCGCTCCGTGGAAGACATCCTAGCCCTCATGGGGGGCGCCGAGGCCGCCGCCGCCCAATGCCAGGTCGGCACCGAGGCCATTCGCAAGTGGCGGCAGGCCAAATCCATCCCGGCCAAGCACTGGCCCGCGGTGCTGGCGGCCACCGGCCTCTCCCTCTCCGATCTCACCAGCGCGGCCCCAACGCCCCAGGAAACGCCCATGCCCGATCAAGTCCCCGAAGGTGCCACCGCCGTCCTCGTCCTGGACGATGGCAGCGTGCATTGGGGCCTGGGCTTCGGCGCGCATGGCACGAACGAAGCCGAGATTTGCTTCAACACCGGCCTCACCGGCTACCAGGAAACGCTGACCGACCCCTCCTATGCCGGGCAGATCATCAACTTCACCTTCCCGCATATCGGCATCGTTGGCACCAACCCCGAGGACATGGAGGCGGCGACGCCGGTCGCCCGCGGCCTGATCGTCAAGCAGGACGTGACGGAGCCCGCCAATTACCGCGCCACGCTGCACCTGCGCGAATGGCTGAAGCGGCATGGCGTGCCGGGCATCAGCGGCCTCGACACGCGGGCGCTGACGGCGCGCATCCGTGATGGCGGCGCGCCCAATGGGGTGATCAGCTTCCCGGCCGATGGCCGCTTCGACATCCCGGCCCTGCTCGCCCAGGCCAAGGCTTGGCCGGGGCTGGAGGGCATGGACCTCGCGAAGGAAGTGACGGCCCGCCAGGCCTATCACTGGGACGAGACCTGCTGGTCCTGGGGCAAGGGCTTCGGCGCGCAGAAGGCGCCCACGCATCGCGTGGTGGCGCTGGACTATGGCGCGAAGCGCAACATCCTGCGCTGCCTGGCCGATGCCGGCTGCGACGTGACGGTGCTGCCCGCAACGGCCACGGCCGAAGAGATCCTGCGCGAGAAGCCGGATGGCGTCTTCCTCTCCAACGGCCCGGGCGACCCGGCGGCGACCGGCGCCTATGCCGTGCCCGCCATCCAGGGTGTGCTGGCGGCGAAGGTGCCGGTCTTCGGCATCTGCCTCGGCCACCAGCTGCTGGCGCTGGCCCTGGGCGCCAAGACCTACAAGCTCGATCGCGGCCATCGCGGCGCCAACCAGCCGGTGCAGGACCTCGCGACCGGGAAGGTCGAGATCACCAGCCAGAATCATGGCTTCGCGGTGGACCCCAAATCCCTGCCCGAGGGCGTGGTGGTCACGCATGTCAGCCTCTTCGACGGCACGAACGAGGGCATCGCGGCGCCCGCCAGGCGCGCCTTCTCGGTGCAGTATCACCCGGAAGCCTCGCCCGGCCCGTCGGATAGCCACTACCTGTTCCATCGGTTCGTGGAGATGATGGCCCAGGCCAAGGCCTGACCCAGGTGGCC
This region of Sediminicoccus rosea genomic DNA includes:
- a CDS encoding (Fe-S)-binding protein, which encodes MVAHEDWSALRAAETQRMLAACTRCGACFEACPMVPYARDARGTDAKAAVTGVLDVLSGGAGDAASRNWISVCTRSGSCNEACPEAVNPMLMLRLAKWQAQEGGVIPKRDAAETMSRVKVFARLSFTEKEQGEWL
- a CDS encoding heterodisulfide reductase-related iron-sulfur binding cluster, which codes for MAVSTFWYGCNMTRHGEIIRLSQRILEAVGVEAAPVGGPGACCGSPKESTPRIAEGMADRTMEKFAASGTPRVITWCPSCHANLDDFMGQTKEQNFDSQHLCEAIHEQRARLQPLLTQRVSARVFVDRHVGFQGRVPVNDIIPELLGMIPGVSVVDHPYRAPSYMCFGLASVPGALADVQRTTLAAMRETGADTLVTIFHSCHREMIGLERDHGIRVVNWVHLLAEGMGLPYEDEYKAWRNAEDPIAAIGAERVAAAGEVAVRKLVEPELTRPRLV
- a CDS encoding GatB/YqeY domain-containing protein, whose product is MDLRSRFTAELKTAMLAKDAATTGTLRMITAKLKDMDIAARPGPPLEEPAIIAMLRGMAKSRRESVELYRQGNREELAAKEEAEIKVIESFLPTQMDDAALAAAVAAAVAETGATSIKEMGKVMAVLKAKHAASLDMAKAGPAVKAALGG
- the carA gene encoding glutamine-hydrolyzing carbamoyl-phosphate synthase small subunit; this encodes MRSVEDILALMGGAEAAAAQCQVGTEAIRKWRQAKSIPAKHWPAVLAATGLSLSDLTSAAPTPQETPMPDQVPEGATAVLVLDDGSVHWGLGFGAHGTNEAEICFNTGLTGYQETLTDPSYAGQIINFTFPHIGIVGTNPEDMEAATPVARGLIVKQDVTEPANYRATLHLREWLKRHGVPGISGLDTRALTARIRDGGAPNGVISFPADGRFDIPALLAQAKAWPGLEGMDLAKEVTARQAYHWDETCWSWGKGFGAQKAPTHRVVALDYGAKRNILRCLADAGCDVTVLPATATAEEILREKPDGVFLSNGPGDPAATGAYAVPAIQGVLAAKVPVFGICLGHQLLALALGAKTYKLDRGHRGANQPVQDLATGKVEITSQNHGFAVDPKSLPEGVVVTHVSLFDGTNEGIAAPARRAFSVQYHPEASPGPSDSHYLFHRFVEMMAQAKA